DNA from archaeon BMS3Bbin15:
AATTATTACAGCATTCACAATTGTGTTATCAGACATATCCCCCTCAACCACAACAACTATATTTATAGTGCCTATTTTCTCATTATGATTTTTAATCCCGGCAGTTGCAAAAACAGTCACATCCTGCTCTACCACAACCGAGAGCCTTTCCATTGATACAGAGGTTAAGAGTCCAAAATAGCGATTCATAGAAAAACGGTCTGCAACTTCTTTAAGATAAACCACAGGCTGCTCAAGCTTATTATGCCTGACAGTGTGATTAAATATATACTTCACACTGCCAAAGCCACCCA
Protein-coding regions in this window:
- a CDS encoding adenosylcobinamide amidohydrolase codes for the protein MRWKVVDNTLIIEGDFYALSSGLLGGFGSVKYIFNHTVRHNKLEQPVVYLKEVADRFSMNRYFGLLTSVSMERLSVVVEQDVTVFATAGIKNHNEKIGTINIVVVVEGDMSDNTIVNAVIIATEAKSKALLENGFNFTGTSTDAVIVAKMGNGRFYEYSGPASRLGRKIWRAVIKAVSESLGKVE